In Syntrophales bacterium, the DNA window ACGGCCAAACATTCCCGGCAGGAGACCTGTTGGGTCATTCAGGCTAATTTTTATTTCATAACTTCTGGTTACCGGATCTCCTGAAGGAACGATCCTTGAGATATGGCCGTTTAATGTCTTGTTAAGGGCATCAATGACAACGGTGACCTTGTCATTTTGAACAAGCTTTTGAATTTGGCTTTCCGGAACAAATGACTTGAAAAGAAGCGCTTTTTCCGATTCAATCGAAATGATGGGAAAGCCTGGGGCGGCAAGATCACCCGCTCGTTTTTGTCGCTCAACAACAACGCCATCCACCGGGCTTTTGATCAGGATATATTGTCGTTGAGATTTCGCTGTTTCAAGGGCCGCCAGAGCTGCATGCAATGTCTCCCGGCTGATATCTCTTTGCAGACGTATCTTTCTTAATGTATTTTCAGCAACGCTGCCTTCCTTGAAAAGTACTTCATAACGCTCAAAATCGATTTGAGCATCTTTCAGCGCTGACCGGGATTTATTTACTGCCGATTCCGCCTGTTGTATTGCCCCTTCAATATCCATACTGTCCAGCGAAACAAGGAGGTCTCCTTTGCGTATCTTTTGCCCCTCCCGTACTGAAATTTCATGAATATAGCCGGTAATACGCGAGGTAATTTGTATGCGATCATCAGAGATCACTGAGCCAATCGTTGAATAATAGACAGGAAACTTTTCATTCATAACCATCGTCACCGAAAGAGCATGAACAGTGAATTCTTTGTTGACTGCCATGTCTGCTTCCCGGTTACAACCCGAAAAGATAAATGACATACTCATTACCAAAATCCAGGCGAGTACAATATTGTTTTTGCTTTTTAGCATTCCATTTATTCCTATTTTTTTGATGTTATATTGCCCCATTATCAATTTTATCCATAATTATTTTATTGTAGAAAATATTTAGAACTGTTTCCGGCTTTATTTCATATTTATCAGGAGTTTCTATATGCTTAAAAAATAATGTATTTGAAATACCATCAAGAATGAGGGTAAGAATGTGCGGATCTTCCTTTATTATAATTCCGGCCTTGATCATCGTTTCGGCCACAAGTTCATGCTCGGCCCCGTGCAGGTCTGCCGGGCAGATCAAGACTGCTGAGTAAAAATTCAAAAAGTTCCCTTGGCTTGGTTCCGAAAAATCTTTCGGCCGGCGTGGTTCCGTCTCTCCTCCTTATAAAATAATTGTGAACTGCAGTAAGGGCTGCCAGTTTCCGGCTACTGAGCCGATGAAGACCATGATGACGCAGAGACAATTGACCATTCCTGCCCTCTACACATGAACTTGATCGCTGAAATAAATTTGCGCATTCTTTTCCTACTTTTTCGATCAATTCCAATTCTTCAGAACTCAAACCAATGAAAGGACTGTTATCGCCCTGTAAAGATTGCAGGATATCAAAGGATTTATCATGTAACCGTCGGCGATCATCAGCGCTCTTTGCCTGCCTTGACACACGCTTTAGATAAAGACCCGGTATCAGCTTATCCATGATAGCCTGTTCCACTTTCAACTGTAAAGAAAGGGCTTCAATCTTCGCCTGAATGGTCATGTGGTAAAAAAGGACAGCAGCAACCATATCCACGACTACTTTTTTCGCTTTTTGAATCTTTTTTAAACTACGATCCAATAGGTTTGCCTCTGAGGCTACTGATTCCATTGACTCGAAACACTCATTCAAAGATTCAAAAACTTGATCGGCTTGTCTTAATTTTCCAGTTTCGAGGTCTACAGGATGGTACACCTTGCTAATATTCTGAATGGCCTCTTTCATCCGTTGTTGATGCGACTCAGCAAACTCCAAATCCTGTTTGGCATCTTCCTGGTTTTGCAGTGATGTTTCAATCCGTTTGTCAAACTGAGGAGGACGTCCGCGTCCATGCTGTGTCTGAAGGTAAGCCTCCTTCTCCAGAATGCAGTGTTGAACCTCTTCAGCTGCCTGTTCCAGGCGTTTCTCTGCTTTTTTCTTCTTGCTGGCCAGAACAGCACTTGTTCCTTTGACGATTTCATGTTGGACATGAAACACATCGGGTGAATGTTGAGCTCCCAGATCACTTTTGACATGGTGGAGAATCCCTTTGCCTTCATCACTGGTGGACTGCACGATTGATACCGGCAGTCCGTATGTGGCTTCTTCCATAGCTTTTGTCCATTCAGAAGCTTTCCTGCTGTCAGCATATTTTTCCAGAAGAATAAAGTTGGAAACAGGTTCTATGGCAACAAGGCACGTTTCCGGATGAAACGTCTCATCCTGGCAGACGGTTATTTCCTTTGGCGGCATTGATGCAGCTAATCGCTCTCTTTCAGAATGATCAAACTTGATAATGGCTTGCTCCATTTTTGCAGAGACGTCGTATTGTGCCCCATAGGATGACGCAACGAACTGATCAAGGCCTGTTAATTCGAGCAATTGGCAGACATGACGAATACTACCGGCACCTGACATGGTCATTACAAAATGGACTCCATGAACCAATCGATGCAAAAATGCCGTTCCAACCGGTGACTCAAAGAAGGAAACAAGTTCAGGATCAGCATCAATATGATTTTTCCGAGCAATCCAGTGCTGCAACGTTGAACGCGGTATGCCAATCTCTTCTGCAATTTGACGTTGACTTTTTGTGTCACCAGCTGATTCAAATTTTGCCAGGGAATCAGCTACCTCTTGCCTTGTCTTTCTGCTATGCGCAGTAAAATTAGAGTCATACTTCCAGTATATAAACTAGTTATTTGTAACTGTCTAGATTTATTACATATTTTTTATTCTTAAATTCATCATCATTTCAATCGGTTACACTTTCCATTTTTGATGTCTCCATACCACTGGCCGAAACGATGATCAAGGCCCAACTGGAGGTATGTATGAAAATTAAAAATTTCGTTTTTTTATTAGTCTTGTTCACTATATTTACGGCTCAGGTTGAAGCGGAAACCCGGGTAAAAGCGTTAAAGGGTCAAACAGTCTATGTCCCCGCATATTCCCATATTTATATAGGAAACAAGGAAACACCTTACCTTTTGGCTATCACCCTCAGTATCCGGAATATTGATCTTTCCAACCCGATTACCATCACTGAGGTAAGTTACTATGAAACTCAGGGGAAATTTCTTAAAAATTTCATCGAAGATCCCATAGAGCTTGTTCCCCTTTCTTCAACCCGCTATATTATCAGCCAGAAAGATACGGCCGGAGGGTCCGGAGCTAATTTCATCGTCAAATGGAAAGCAAAGGAAAAATCCAATCCCCCCATCATTGAGACGGTCATGATCGGGACCCAGTCT includes these proteins:
- a CDS encoding DUF3124 domain-containing protein — encoded protein: MKIKNFVFLLVLFTIFTAQVEAETRVKALKGQTVYVPAYSHIYIGNKETPYLLAITLSIRNIDLSNPITITEVSYYETQGKFLKNFIEDPIELVPLSSTRYIISQKDTAGGSGANFIVKWKAKEKSNPPIIETVMIGTQSQQGISFTSRGEPISEAD
- a CDS encoding DUF6399 domain-containing protein yields the protein MQHWIARKNHIDADPELVSFFESPVGTAFLHRLVHGVHFVMTMSGAGSIRHVCQLLELTGLDQFVASSYGAQYDVSAKMEQAIIKFDHSERERLAASMPPKEITVCQDETFHPETCLVAIEPVSNFILLEKYADSRKASEWTKAMEEATYGLPVSIVQSTSDEGKGILHHVKSDLGAQHSPDVFHVQHEIVKGTSAVLASKKKKAEKRLEQAAEEVQHCILEKEAYLQTQHGRGRPPQFDKRIETSLQNQEDAKQDLEFAESHQQRMKEAIQNISKVYHPVDLETGKLRQADQVFESLNECFESMESVASEANLLDRSLKKIQKAKKVVVDMVAAVLFYHMTIQAKIEALSLQLKVEQAIMDKLIPGLYLKRVSRQAKSADDRRRLHDKSFDILQSLQGDNSPFIGLSSEELELIEKVGKECANLFQRSSSCVEGRNGQLSLRHHGLHRLSSRKLAALTAVHNYFIRRRDGTTPAERFFGTKPRELFEFLLSSLDLPGRPARGRA
- a CDS encoding efflux RND transporter periplasmic adaptor subunit yields the protein MLKSKNNIVLAWILVMSMSFIFSGCNREADMAVNKEFTVHALSVTMVMNEKFPVYYSTIGSVISDDRIQITSRITGYIHEISVREGQKIRKGDLLVSLDSMDIEGAIQQAESAVNKSRSALKDAQIDFERYEVLFKEGSVAENTLRKIRLQRDISRETLHAALAALETAKSQRQYILIKSPVDGVVVERQKRAGDLAAPGFPIISIESEKALLFKSFVPESQIQKLVQNDKVTVVIDALNKTLNGHISRIVPSGDPVTRSYEIKISLNDPTGLLPGMFGR